A region from the Actinoplanes sp. OR16 genome encodes:
- a CDS encoding uridine kinase, with product MLGPEETPAESWREQTWDEFTASVLAAAGIPDGRPILIAVDGRGGAGKTTLAEQLLRRIPGSAIVHTDDVAWWHSRFGWSDLMADGILKPLHAGEAAHFRPPAWEERDREGHIEVPAGCPVVVVEGVGASRQDLAGYFDVAIWVQSDFVEAERRGITRDIRLHGHEEDVAKREWDEWMAEEIPFLSGDRPWDRARFLVLGTGDSPPGKVKTSSKSPSRSTAPTPRSAVS from the coding sequence ATGCTGGGACCGGAGGAGACGCCGGCGGAGTCGTGGCGTGAGCAGACCTGGGACGAATTCACCGCGTCGGTGCTGGCCGCGGCCGGTATCCCGGACGGGCGGCCGATCCTGATCGCCGTCGACGGGCGGGGTGGCGCCGGCAAGACCACGCTGGCCGAGCAGTTGCTCCGGCGGATACCGGGGTCGGCGATCGTGCACACCGACGACGTGGCCTGGTGGCATTCCCGGTTCGGCTGGTCCGATCTGATGGCCGACGGCATCCTCAAGCCGCTGCACGCCGGGGAGGCCGCGCATTTCCGCCCGCCCGCCTGGGAGGAACGCGACCGGGAGGGGCACATCGAGGTGCCGGCCGGCTGCCCGGTCGTCGTGGTGGAGGGGGTCGGAGCCTCGCGGCAGGACCTCGCCGGATACTTCGACGTGGCGATCTGGGTGCAGTCCGACTTCGTGGAGGCGGAGCGGCGCGGGATCACCCGTGACATCCGGCTGCACGGCCACGAGGAGGACGTCGCGAAGCGCGAGTGGGACGAGTGGATGGCCGAGGAGATCCCGTTCCTCAGCGGGGACCGCCCCTGGGACCGCGCCCGTTTCCTCGTCCTCGGCACCGGTGACAGCCCGCCCGGAAAGGTCAAGACCTCCTCGAAGTCACCGTCGAGGAGCACCGCACCGACACCACGGTCAGCGGTGAGCTGA